One window from the genome of Halomicrobium zhouii encodes:
- the larC gene encoding nickel pincer cofactor biosynthesis protein LarC, whose amino-acid sequence MRTLAFDGRMGASGDMVLAALVAAGADDAVLDPVEATIDVRYEVGAATRNGIGATTVDVLVDDEAGESDEAPDHDHSNEDHSHDDHHHADEHHHADGHSHVEADHSHDADSHHHGDTDHTHAEGHGPHRSYREVVELVEGMGLPDDVTADALAIFEILGTAEAAVHGTDLEETHFHEVGADDAIADVVGACLLVDDLAVDRVVTTPLSAGSGEVEMSHGTYPIPAPAVIEIAEQADWSLRGGPVEAELLTPTGAAILAHFAEGVAELPSMAVQASGYGAGGYAFADRPNVLRALVGESDGPLVRDEITVLETNVDDVAPEVLGDLQRSLASVGARDVSILPATMKKARPGHLVKVICKPEDAQRVARRLAEETGTLGVREHGAGHRWMAHREIETVAISVDGETHPVDVKIASDDEGVVFDVSAEYDDAAAVADETGMAVRDVLRRAEDVVRDLKGE is encoded by the coding sequence ATGAGAACGCTGGCCTTCGACGGGCGGATGGGCGCGAGCGGGGACATGGTGCTCGCCGCGCTGGTCGCGGCGGGTGCAGACGACGCCGTCCTCGACCCCGTCGAGGCCACCATCGACGTCCGCTACGAGGTGGGAGCAGCCACGCGAAACGGGATCGGAGCGACGACGGTCGACGTACTCGTCGACGACGAGGCCGGCGAGAGCGACGAGGCCCCCGACCACGATCACTCGAACGAGGACCACTCGCACGACGACCATCACCACGCCGACGAACACCACCACGCTGACGGCCACTCGCACGTCGAAGCCGACCACTCGCACGACGCCGATTCCCATCACCACGGAGATACAGACCACACGCACGCGGAGGGCCACGGCCCTCACCGGAGTTACCGTGAGGTCGTCGAACTCGTCGAGGGGATGGGCCTCCCCGACGACGTCACCGCGGACGCGCTGGCGATCTTCGAGATCCTCGGAACCGCGGAGGCGGCCGTCCACGGGACCGACCTCGAGGAGACGCACTTCCACGAGGTCGGTGCGGATGACGCCATCGCGGACGTCGTCGGCGCCTGTCTCCTCGTCGACGACCTCGCCGTCGACCGCGTCGTGACGACGCCGCTGTCGGCCGGCAGCGGGGAGGTCGAGATGAGCCACGGCACGTATCCCATCCCTGCACCCGCGGTAATCGAAATCGCTGAACAGGCCGACTGGTCGCTCCGCGGTGGACCAGTCGAGGCGGAACTCCTGACGCCCACTGGCGCCGCTATCCTCGCTCACTTCGCCGAAGGAGTCGCGGAGCTCCCCTCGATGGCGGTCCAGGCGTCGGGATACGGCGCCGGTGGGTACGCCTTCGCGGACCGCCCGAACGTCCTCCGGGCGCTGGTCGGCGAGTCCGACGGGCCGCTCGTCCGCGACGAGATCACCGTCCTGGAGACGAACGTCGACGACGTCGCCCCGGAGGTGCTGGGCGACCTCCAGCGCTCGCTCGCGTCCGTAGGCGCGCGAGACGTCTCGATCCTCCCCGCGACGATGAAGAAGGCCCGTCCTGGCCACCTCGTGAAGGTCATCTGCAAGCCCGAGGACGCCCAGCGCGTCGCCCGCCGACTCGCCGAGGAGACGGGGACGCTCGGGGTCCGCGAACACGGCGCCGGCCACCGGTGGATGGCCCACCGCGAGATAGAGACCGTCGCCATCAGCGTCGACGGGGAGACTCACCCGGTCGACGTGAAGATAGCCAGCGACGACGAGGGAGTGGTGTTCGACGTGAGTGCGGAGTACGACGACGCCGCGGCGGTCGCCGACGAGACGGGGATGGCCGTCCGGGACGTCCTCCGGCGCGCCGAGGACGTCGTCCGCGACCTGAAAGGGGAGTAG
- a CDS encoding DUF6149 family protein, which yields MKLRQNVRHWASKQALTLPVVGDRMSDWLVDKHTEIFLARADDAHTEERREHLDEFFEVTMDVYVTALEAGFEEAQAREITHVLANFDFYNHGWTEMMEFPVDELDVHYRRYADFFEAHGITIDAPMGEFRPPEGIAEAPSTPEKLDEPEHPYAEGGFADDVYVETGDGELVVGGGQEPDDVDPSDAPGVRDDGN from the coding sequence ATGAAACTCCGCCAGAACGTCCGTCACTGGGCGTCGAAACAGGCGCTGACGTTACCGGTCGTCGGCGACCGGATGTCCGACTGGCTGGTGGACAAACACACCGAGATCTTTCTCGCGCGGGCCGACGACGCCCACACCGAGGAACGCCGCGAGCATCTGGACGAGTTCTTCGAGGTGACGATGGACGTCTACGTCACCGCGCTGGAGGCCGGCTTCGAGGAGGCCCAGGCCCGCGAAATCACGCACGTGCTCGCGAACTTCGACTTCTACAACCACGGCTGGACGGAGATGATGGAGTTCCCCGTCGACGAACTCGACGTCCACTACCGGCGCTACGCGGACTTCTTCGAGGCCCACGGCATCACCATCGACGCGCCGATGGGCGAGTTTCGCCCGCCCGAGGGCATCGCCGAGGCCCCCTCGACCCCCGAGAAACTCGACGAGCCCGAACACCCCTACGCCGAGGGCGGGTTCGCCGACGACGTGTACGTGGAGACCGGCGACGGCGAACTGGTGGTCGGCGGCGGCCAGGAGCCCGACGACGTCGACCCGAGCGACGCGCCCGGCGTCCGCGACGACGGGAACTGA
- a CDS encoding DUF5815 family protein — protein MSDSEAPGGGKVLELPCGARKAVRDLDMGLREFDCECGETHAVVMDMHPLSRWVPEFLVEVLQETVEPADEFEEFTTAHAMGSVMEEFPERVVAADVAEDGTVGYALVWATQFDSRRLHEIIVELLVELMEHAISHAEDEAVMDEFEAHMLEFDVDAFVEQYRAERNLETEHDTAI, from the coding sequence ATGAGTGACTCGGAGGCACCGGGCGGTGGCAAGGTGCTGGAACTGCCCTGCGGGGCGCGAAAGGCGGTCCGGGACCTGGACATGGGGCTGCGGGAGTTCGACTGCGAGTGCGGCGAGACCCACGCCGTCGTGATGGACATGCACCCCCTCTCGCGGTGGGTACCGGAGTTCCTCGTGGAGGTGCTCCAGGAGACGGTCGAACCCGCCGACGAGTTCGAGGAGTTCACCACCGCCCACGCGATGGGCAGCGTGATGGAGGAGTTCCCCGAGCGAGTCGTCGCCGCCGACGTCGCCGAGGACGGCACCGTCGGCTACGCGCTGGTGTGGGCGACACAGTTCGACTCGCGCCGGTTGCACGAGATTATCGTCGAGCTACTGGTCGAACTGATGGAACACGCCATCAGCCACGCCGAGGACGAGGCGGTGATGGACGAGTTCGAGGCCCACATGCTGGAGTTCGACGTCGACGCGTTCGTCGAGCAGTACCGCGCCGAGCGGAACCTGGAGACCGAACACGACACGGCCATCTGA
- a CDS encoding NAD(P)/FAD-dependent oxidoreductase, protein MIGVVGGGIAGLAAARRLQSHGLDVQVFEASDQVGGLAAVYETAGDPIEKFYHHLSKSEQTIVDLAEDLGLGEDVEWRIGKNAYYVDGTVHSMDAPWEILAFPHWSLYDKFRLGMLTLDVDVRGGVPKFDTYERLEDFEDVSALEFAKEHTTENVYRTFFEPLLDAKFGERKEDVSAAWLLGRIKFRGERDILKGEILGYLDGGFGTLLDALVEDVGRENVTTGARVQDLDVGGGAVESMTVETADGTEDHAVDGVVVAAMPTVLESLTGYPCDIDFQGTVCSVISMDESLTDTYWLNVADEAPFGALIEHTNFVEPERYGGEHLLYAVSYVQSMDDPLWQADDDGVEETWLSGIEDLFPDFDRESVNWIETARNPRTAPIYEMGYLDMVVPYDLSEEVADGVYYAGMASEAQYPERSLNGGVVAGYEVADRIAQQGTRTAPAPEQ, encoded by the coding sequence ATGATAGGCGTCGTCGGCGGCGGAATCGCCGGACTCGCGGCCGCTCGCAGGCTCCAGAGTCACGGGCTCGACGTGCAGGTGTTCGAGGCGAGCGACCAGGTCGGCGGGCTCGCCGCCGTCTACGAGACGGCCGGGGACCCGATCGAGAAGTTCTACCACCACCTCTCGAAGTCCGAACAGACCATCGTCGACCTGGCCGAGGACCTTGGGCTGGGCGAGGACGTCGAGTGGCGCATCGGGAAGAACGCCTACTACGTCGATGGCACGGTCCACTCGATGGACGCCCCCTGGGAGATTCTGGCCTTTCCGCACTGGAGCCTCTACGACAAGTTTCGCCTCGGCATGCTCACCCTCGACGTCGACGTCCGCGGCGGCGTCCCGAAGTTCGACACCTACGAGCGCCTGGAGGACTTCGAGGACGTCTCGGCCCTCGAGTTCGCGAAGGAACACACGACGGAGAACGTCTACCGGACGTTCTTCGAACCGTTGCTGGACGCCAAGTTCGGCGAGCGCAAGGAAGACGTCAGCGCCGCGTGGCTGCTCGGACGGATCAAGTTCCGCGGCGAGCGCGACATCCTGAAGGGCGAGATTCTCGGGTACCTCGACGGCGGCTTCGGCACCCTCCTCGACGCGCTCGTCGAGGACGTCGGCCGGGAGAACGTCACCACGGGCGCACGCGTACAGGACCTCGACGTCGGCGGCGGGGCCGTCGAGTCGATGACGGTCGAAACCGCCGACGGCACCGAGGACCACGCCGTCGACGGCGTCGTCGTCGCGGCGATGCCCACCGTCCTCGAATCGCTGACGGGCTACCCCTGCGACATCGACTTCCAGGGTACGGTCTGTTCGGTCATCAGCATGGACGAGTCGCTCACCGACACCTACTGGCTCAACGTCGCCGACGAGGCGCCCTTCGGCGCGCTCATCGAGCACACCAACTTCGTCGAGCCCGAGCGCTACGGCGGCGAACACCTGCTGTACGCCGTCAGCTACGTCCAGTCGATGGACGACCCGCTGTGGCAGGCCGACGACGACGGCGTCGAGGAGACGTGGCTCTCGGGCATCGAGGACCTGTTCCCCGACTTCGACCGCGAGTCGGTGAACTGGATCGAGACGGCCCGGAATCCCCGGACGGCGCCCATCTACGAGATGGGCTACCTCGACATGGTCGTCCCCTACGACCTCTCCGAGGAGGTGGCCGACGGCGTCTACTACGCGGGGATGGCCTCCGAGGCCCAGTACCCCGAACGCAGCCTCAACGGCGGCGTCGTCGCGGGCTACGAAGTTGCAGATCGGATCGCCCAGCAGGGGACCAGGACGGCGCCTGCCCCCGAGCAATAA
- a CDS encoding universal stress protein, whose amino-acid sequence MVFLVPFDGSARAHAALDRAVTYGAAVDSDVVAVSYVPTGDDYAERRRWVDPAENFATDTVASDLRRKIEEATDDAEVHFENESAYSPAGGLSDEVRQTALDVDATVVFVGTADDGQVVVPIDGDGDEFDVHVVRRT is encoded by the coding sequence ATGGTCTTTCTCGTCCCGTTCGACGGCTCCGCGCGCGCACACGCAGCCCTCGACCGTGCGGTCACCTACGGCGCGGCGGTCGACAGCGACGTCGTCGCCGTGAGTTACGTTCCGACCGGCGACGACTACGCCGAACGTCGCCGCTGGGTCGACCCCGCAGAGAACTTCGCGACCGACACCGTCGCCAGCGACCTCCGGCGCAAGATCGAGGAGGCGACCGACGACGCCGAGGTCCACTTCGAGAACGAGAGCGCCTACTCCCCCGCCGGCGGCCTCTCCGACGAGGTGCGCCAGACCGCGCTGGACGTCGACGCCACCGTTGTCTTCGTCGGTACGGCCGACGACGGCCAGGTCGTCGTCCCCATCGACGGCGACGGGGACGAGTTCGACGTTCACGTCGTCCGGCGAACGTAG
- a CDS encoding DUF7124 domain-containing protein, which produces MNGGSGDMTLAFELAALKELAHPDEVFTDARQWSEYVGVISEQPTYVVTNFCRKHRIRQDFFSGPRSREESLANVMAQFDTDRHVLVGTEDADADLAEEAGWEYLAVEDAAEAADWQLGESESPDALPEEEQRDDWP; this is translated from the coding sequence ATGAACGGCGGCAGTGGCGACATGACACTCGCGTTCGAGCTGGCGGCGCTGAAGGAACTGGCCCACCCCGACGAGGTGTTCACCGACGCCCGCCAGTGGTCCGAGTACGTGGGCGTCATCTCCGAACAGCCGACCTACGTCGTGACGAACTTCTGCCGGAAACACCGCATCCGGCAGGACTTCTTCTCCGGCCCGCGGAGCCGCGAGGAGAGCCTCGCCAACGTGATGGCCCAGTTCGACACCGACCGCCACGTCCTCGTCGGCACCGAGGACGCCGACGCCGACCTCGCCGAGGAGGCCGGCTGGGAGTACCTCGCCGTCGAGGACGCCGCCGAGGCGGCCGACTGGCAACTGGGCGAGTCCGAGTCGCCCGACGCGCTGCCCGAGGAAGAGCAGCGCGACGACTGGCCCTGA
- a CDS encoding stage II sporulation protein M, which translates to MSLARRVRSFDPGRRFAEAQFRRWFGRYFLAALLVFALGGVLGAVAMAVTDLSGLQDVSEGLSPMFPDEITFGFVALNNLRVLVILTLGFVSFGAISGAVLLFNGFIIGLVVAGAAADGALLEAVALIAPHGWLELGAFFLVAGTTFRVTHRLVNYLRGVDDGVITRQELFEIAVLFLVAAVGIVVAAWIEVYLTEAMAEAALGSL; encoded by the coding sequence ATGAGCCTCGCTCGCAGGGTGCGTTCGTTCGACCCCGGCCGTCGGTTCGCGGAAGCGCAGTTCCGCCGGTGGTTCGGCCGGTACTTTCTGGCAGCGTTGCTTGTCTTCGCGCTCGGTGGCGTCCTCGGCGCCGTCGCGATGGCCGTAACGGACCTGAGCGGCCTCCAGGACGTTTCGGAGGGACTGAGTCCGATGTTTCCCGACGAGATAACGTTCGGGTTCGTCGCGCTGAACAACCTCCGGGTGCTCGTCATCCTGACGCTCGGGTTCGTCTCGTTCGGCGCGATATCCGGGGCCGTCCTGCTGTTCAACGGGTTCATCATCGGACTCGTCGTCGCCGGAGCCGCCGCAGACGGAGCGCTACTCGAAGCCGTCGCTCTCATCGCTCCCCACGGGTGGCTCGAACTGGGCGCCTTCTTCCTCGTCGCCGGCACGACCTTCCGCGTCACCCACCGACTGGTGAACTACCTCAGGGGAGTCGACGACGGCGTGATCACGAGACAGGAACTGTTCGAGATAGCGGTTCTCTTTCTGGTCGCCGCGGTCGGCATCGTCGTCGCGGCGTGGATAGAAGTCTACCTGACCGAAGCGATGGCGGAGGCGGCTTTGGGGTCGCTCTAG
- a CDS encoding DUF2071 domain-containing protein, giving the protein MFSLPVVRGVIDRRILVNFRVDPAELQAALPEPFRPMTVGGYGVGGICLIRLTDVRPRGFPAYVGTKSENAAHRIAVEWDDEDGETKTGVYVPRRDTSSALTTLFGGRVFSSEHHRATFTVDERDDRYEVTMESDDGAARVHVAGSVTDVLPGDSVFGSVDEASEFFQRGSLGYSPSAAEEEYDGIELATFEWSVTPMAVERVASRYFEDDGRFSGVEFDCALLMRDIDHEWRQREPICWPEPDGIEAAD; this is encoded by the coding sequence ATGTTCAGTCTCCCCGTAGTGCGGGGTGTCATCGACCGCCGCATCCTCGTCAACTTCCGCGTCGATCCGGCGGAACTCCAGGCGGCGTTGCCCGAGCCGTTCCGCCCGATGACGGTCGGCGGCTACGGCGTCGGCGGCATCTGCCTGATCCGGCTGACGGACGTCCGGCCGCGCGGGTTCCCGGCGTACGTCGGGACGAAGTCCGAGAACGCCGCCCACCGAATCGCGGTCGAGTGGGACGACGAGGACGGGGAGACGAAGACGGGCGTCTACGTCCCTCGGCGGGACACCTCCTCGGCGCTAACGACGCTCTTCGGCGGGCGCGTGTTCAGTAGCGAGCACCACCGCGCGACCTTCACCGTCGACGAGCGCGACGACCGCTACGAGGTGACGATGGAGAGCGACGACGGGGCGGCCCGCGTCCACGTCGCCGGGTCGGTGACCGACGTACTACCCGGAGATTCGGTGTTTGGCTCCGTCGACGAAGCCTCCGAGTTCTTCCAGCGCGGTTCGCTGGGCTACTCCCCGAGCGCGGCGGAGGAGGAGTACGACGGCATCGAACTGGCGACCTTCGAGTGGTCGGTGACGCCGATGGCCGTCGAGCGCGTCGCGTCGAGGTACTTCGAGGACGACGGCCGGTTCTCAGGCGTCGAGTTCGACTGCGCGTTGCTCATGCGCGACATCGACCACGAGTGGCGACAGCGAGAACCTATCTGCTGGCCGGAGCCGGACGGCATCGAGGCCGCCGACTAG
- a CDS encoding NAD(P)/FAD-dependent oxidoreductase — MSTSHVIIGDGIAGSSAAETIREADPDADVTVITDEGETLYNRILIKEFAKGKLPEAPISIHEPDWYDERDIGLELNTHVTDVDTDAHEIRTHSGDVYEYDKLLIATGGTPAQLPVDNSDADGLHHFWTFQDARAIREHAEEADKGIIVGAGLLGIDLAAICGAQDIEANFLMRGNRWWRYALSLDGAEILHDAMREKGVTPQFDSGVDHFETDDDDQIVAAIDPNGERYEGDFAGVAIGLHFNTEFLRGSGIETDNGVVVDEYMRTNDEDVYAAGDITQFWDTILDERAQNGAWGSAKEQGSIAGNNMVADVDDDTEEEAFRWVSTYSITHFDFPFLSFGHPTLGDEEAEAKYGEREWRRLTFKDGKLIGGVLIGDLSQQSKFKKLIREEHQIGDKKDLLTEQDVDMDKLLEDAPATAE; from the coding sequence ATGAGCACGTCGCACGTGATAATCGGTGATGGCATTGCGGGGTCGTCCGCGGCCGAAACGATCCGGGAAGCTGACCCGGACGCCGACGTCACGGTCATCACCGACGAGGGTGAAACTCTCTACAATCGTATTCTCATCAAGGAGTTCGCCAAGGGCAAACTGCCCGAAGCGCCGATTTCCATCCACGAACCCGACTGGTACGACGAGCGTGACATCGGTCTCGAACTCAACACGCACGTCACCGACGTCGACACCGACGCCCACGAGATACGCACCCACAGCGGCGACGTGTACGAGTACGACAAACTGCTGATCGCGACCGGCGGCACGCCCGCACAGTTGCCCGTCGACAACTCCGACGCCGACGGCCTCCACCACTTCTGGACGTTCCAGGACGCACGCGCCATCCGGGAACACGCCGAAGAGGCCGACAAGGGTATCATCGTCGGCGCCGGCCTGCTGGGCATCGACCTGGCGGCCATCTGCGGCGCCCAGGACATCGAGGCGAACTTCCTGATGCGCGGCAACCGCTGGTGGCGCTACGCGCTCTCGCTCGACGGCGCCGAGATCCTCCACGACGCCATGCGCGAGAAGGGCGTCACACCCCAGTTCGACTCCGGCGTCGACCACTTCGAGACGGACGACGACGACCAGATCGTCGCTGCGATCGACCCCAACGGCGAGCGCTACGAGGGCGACTTCGCCGGCGTCGCCATCGGTCTACACTTCAACACCGAGTTCCTGCGCGGTAGCGGCATCGAGACCGACAACGGCGTCGTCGTCGACGAGTACATGCGGACCAACGACGAGGACGTCTACGCGGCGGGCGACATCACGCAGTTCTGGGACACCATCCTCGACGAGCGCGCCCAGAACGGCGCCTGGGGCTCGGCCAAGGAGCAGGGCTCCATCGCCGGGAACAACATGGTCGCCGACGTCGACGACGACACCGAGGAGGAGGCGTTCCGCTGGGTCTCCACCTACTCCATCACGCACTTCGACTTCCCCTTCCTCTCGTTCGGCCACCCGACGCTCGGCGACGAGGAGGCCGAGGCGAAGTACGGCGAGCGCGAGTGGCGTCGCCTCACGTTCAAGGACGGCAAACTCATCGGCGGCGTGCTCATCGGCGACCTCTCCCAGCAGTCCAAGTTCAAGAAGCTCATCCGCGAGGAACACCAGATCGGCGACAAGAAGGACCTGCTCACCGAGCAGGACGTCGACATGGACAAGCTCCTCGAAGACGCCCCCGCGACGGCCGAGTAG
- a CDS encoding Yip1 family protein, with protein sequence MFENVGTLLTNPGRFFDGRADDPSLKEPTLVVLSIVVISAISGAVTIYQFMQMVPENVQLFLLIGGIVGIVIGSVGPFITWLLYAVAFQIISYFFGGEGEFRDTFALTGWGFVPRIFGAILSLVATVYVIQTLQVSGDPAAFQTFNSRLTQQTFYQLATGVGILFSLWSAYIWIPAVQRARNVTRNQAIVTVAIPVLFGILLTVGSLAITGGL encoded by the coding sequence ATGTTCGAAAACGTCGGTACCCTCCTGACGAATCCCGGCCGGTTCTTCGACGGCCGCGCGGACGACCCGTCACTCAAAGAACCCACGCTCGTGGTGTTGAGCATCGTCGTCATCTCTGCCATCAGCGGCGCCGTCACGATTTACCAGTTTATGCAGATGGTACCTGAAAACGTCCAACTCTTCCTCCTGATCGGAGGTATCGTTGGCATCGTTATCGGTTCCGTCGGCCCGTTTATCACGTGGTTACTGTACGCAGTCGCCTTCCAGATCATCTCCTACTTCTTCGGTGGTGAGGGCGAATTCCGTGATACATTCGCACTCACTGGCTGGGGGTTCGTCCCTCGCATCTTCGGCGCCATCCTCTCGCTCGTGGCGACCGTCTACGTTATTCAGACTCTCCAGGTATCCGGTGATCCGGCAGCGTTCCAGACTTTCAACAGTCGGCTCACACAACAGACCTTCTACCAATTGGCAACCGGAGTCGGTATCCTGTTCTCGCTGTGGAGCGCGTATATCTGGATACCCGCCGTCCAGCGCGCACGTAACGTCACGCGAAATCAGGCCATCGTCACTGTCGCAATTCCGGTCCTATTCGGTATCCTCCTGACCGTAGGTAGTCTCGCGATCACCGGTGGCCTCTAG